The genomic interval TTCATCAAAATTGGGGCAACGTAACACATCTCAGATCCAGGGTATGTGAAAATTGTTCCCTAGACCTGAACCAGTTACACTTCTGATATAAGAGATATAATTCACTAGCTCATTATTCATATGGTGTTTTTCTTTTGAGGAATGTTTGATCCAGTtttctttattatattattattttattgtagacTTACAatatgtagtggtttgtgtgttggactccaattctggagaccatggtttgaatccccgctcatccatggaaactcactgggtgaccttgggcaagtcacacactctcagaaaggcaaaggcaaacccctttgaacaaattgtgcaaaacaaacaaaccccataatagggtcatcttggtgttgccataagttgataatgatttgaaggcattcaacaacagcTATATCTTGTACATCCTCAAATTGACTTACAAAGTAGAGTAGAACTaattaaaacaatagaaaaagagaaattaaatcCAACATATTTACAATAATGAAATCTAATCGTGTGAAGAGAAAGCACTAGCAGAATAAAATTAGAAATTACCCATCTGTCTAGCAGCACATAAACATGAACACACCTCAAAggtctcctccttctttttcactctcctcccccccccccacattgtaGAAGCAAATGGAGTATAGCAAATTGGAGGTTATGGGAGTTGTTGGCTTCAGTCAGAGACAACATTAGGAGGGCACGACAGTTGAGGAATTCAAGGAGGAAATCGATCCAAGGAAAATGACAGAAAGGTCTATGGTTATTTCTAAAATGTCTTAGTGAAGGATTGTTTGCAGAATAAAACATCACACACCCACACTGATCACACTTATGTTCTGAGGCTGTAGGAAAACAAGAACTTTAAGAAGCTTTGTTTGAAAGACCTTTCActatgcatttacatttatttgaTCTTCTGTCACACAGGTGTTGCAGTTGACTGAAAAAATATCTCCCCTCCTAAATTGTGTTGATGAAAGTAGAATGAGCAGTGTTCCGTCTTTCATACAGACTTTTACTTTCTGAAACTACCACAGGCTGCCTCCAGCTGATGAGAGTCAGTTATGGATTACTGATCAAGATAGTCCAATGATCACATGTGGAAAAGTTACCTCTTTGGATGACAGTTCGCAGAATCCTCTCAGTCAAGGTTGTGACCTATTTGTGGGATTCTGAAAACTGTTTTGCTAAGAGGTTACCTTTCTGTCCTATGGACTTAGTCACATGTTTTGTGACTAGGAAAGCCCCTTATCTGATATCCTGGATGTCTGCATCCCGTCAGTAAAATAGTCAACTGGATTGACCAATGCTCTTACTTGGTATACAGCAGCTTCCCTTATTCTTAAACAGAAAAGTAGTGAACACAACAGGCAAAGGAGCCAAGCATGTGTCTGGATGTAAATAATTCCAGGATATGTTCAAGAATGGAGCCTGGGAATATAATACATTACTGTGATACCAGATGTATGCCTGAGTCCTACTTATACTTAAGAAATTGAGCACTGCCTATGAGAATTTAACAACCTCTCTGATTCTGATTGGTCAACAGGTCGTTGTTTCTTATCTCAGGAAGACCGTGTCTCTTAAGAATGGACAAAATCTTGTCATGGTTGAGGAACATGTGTCCTCGGAAGGAAGTGGATGAAGGAAAATCTATTCTACAAAAAAGCCCAAGTGCTGAGGATAAAGCATCAGACTATGCCAGCATCAATGAAGGGGACGCTGCTGATGTATCTTGTGTACCTTGTGCAGGCATGACCAGCCGGGACTTTGTCACTTGCCCTACTTGCCAGGGTACTGGGAGAATCCCCCGAGGTGGGTGCCATTTCTAAGCCTAGTTTTGTTCCTGCCCTCTCTTCTGGAAATAGCCTCAGAGTTGCCAAACTGGGTCAGAACAAGGGAGTTTTCTCACTGCAGTGAAACAGATCCTTCAGCTTGCAGATTACTTTTACCTGCCTTGTTTCTGTTTCTGAGGTCCCTGGAAACTCCAATGGCTCTcagttatatatattatatagatagTGAGAGAGtgaaaaatgtcattttccacTTTTAGACATACCTAGGAGCAGCAGTTTGACTGTAAAATGGGACACAGGGCTTCAAACGCTTCTAATCTCTCACTATAAAAGCAGAGTAGAATTCCAGAAAACTTGGGAAGGAATGAGGAAGAGCAGACAAGTTTTTCCCCACATATTTTTGGGGCTAATGTGGCCAGTGATGGATGGAATATTGATCTCTGGGCCCTTCCAGGGTTGCTATTTGAGATGGAAATGGTCAGAATTATGCTGAACATTCTGTGTGCAGTTTGACTTGTATTAAATCAATATGCCCATGccttcccaattctgtcattacATACTGTGCTGGGGCATGAGTCAAGAGTCTTCCCTGATTTTTCTCTCACCTTCTTTCCTGCTCCAGAGCAAGAGCAGCAGTTAGTAGCCCTTATTCCATATGGAGATCAGAGACTGAAACCCAGGAGAACGTAAGTTTGTGTCTTCACTGCTGTTGATGTTCCAACCCCTTCttcctttctatttccctctGACACAGACACACTGTGTGGAAGGGGATCTGCTACGGTTATATGATAATATCTGTGAGGTTTTGTTGCAGCAAGCTGTACGTATCCCTTACGGTGGCCATTTGCCTGCTGATGACATGTCTCATGATGTACTTCTTGTTCCCACGCTCCATTGCGGTGATCCCCTCTGGTCTCAATGCCTCCTCCATTGCCTTTGACAATTACACTTCTAGCATCACCCTCAATATGACTGTGAGTAGCTAGACTGTGTGTTGGGGAAAAGATATGAATGCTGGAAATATTAATATTACATTGGTGTGGAATACCAGATCATAGCATACATCTCTTATTATTGTGATTAATGTAATATAtgttcttaaaaagaaagaataagcTGCCTGAGAGGTATGTGCTCTCTGATGTATGGGTCTCTCTAATTGCATATTCTACAGGTTGACTGTAGAAGTCTGTTGCTCAACTTTTTAAGGGAGAGCTCTCTGCATATACTTAGAGGTGCCCTTGTCACAAGATATtttccagggctgggaaaagTAGAATTCAGAACAGTGTAAGGGGCTGAGTTGGGCCCAGATGTAAGACTGTATCTTTGGAACAAAAAAGCAGATGACTAAAGCAGCCTTTCTCCAATCGGATTAGAAAGAGTTTTTTGTCCATCCCTCCTTGCCAGGCATGTGTGAGGAGGGTTTcatttcttcttgaagaaaagTAGAATTGCCTGAGAAAACGAGTTGGCAGTGATATGAACTTTCATATCCATAGTGCAAGTTGCCTAATGGCTCCCTTAGGCTACACTTCCTGTATTTGTTAAGAAAAACCTTGCTGT from Sceloporus undulatus isolate JIND9_A2432 ecotype Alabama chromosome 6, SceUnd_v1.1, whole genome shotgun sequence carries:
- the TMEM106A gene encoding transmembrane protein 106A, with translation MDKILSWLRNMCPRKEVDEGKSILQKSPSAEDKASDYASINEGDAADVSCVPCAGMTSRDFVTCPTCQGTGRIPREQEQQLVALIPYGDQRLKPRRTKLYVSLTVAICLLMTCLMMYFLFPRSIAVIPSGLNASSIAFDNYTSSITLNMTNMLNVTNNNFYTVHVAQLAIEVLHKTLVIGKNTVMTQLDIRPLQSAQIHYNISSRIMDNNTYKICTWSRIKVHNVLLHIQGTLTCSYLSHTEQLSFENYQYVDCRGNAIIPSMS